The genome window GAGAGGCGCCGAGATCGGGCGCGGTGGCGGAGAGTTCGGCGAAGCGGTCCTCCGCCCGCGCGATGGCTTCGGCGAGATCGGGCTCCGCGGCAGCACGGGCCTCGACGGCGGCGCGCTCGCTGTCGGGCAGCAGGCCGAGCGCGAAGGCCTCGGCAAGGTCCAGATCTTCGGGCGACACGCTCATCCGAGGCACTCCCGCAGCGCGATCAGGCCGCGGCGCACCCAGGCCTTCACCGTGCCCAGCGGCGCGTCCAGCCGGCCGGCAATCTCGCCGTGCGAATAGCCCATCACGTAGGCCATCAGGATGCAGCGCCGTTTCACCTCGTCGAGGGCGGAGAGGCAGCCGCGCAGCCGGCTGGCCTCGTCGAGCCCTTCCCAGGTGGCGGCGACGGGGTCGGCCTCGCGCAGGGTGTCGATGTCCTCGGGCAGCGTCGGGGTCTCCCGGCGCGCGTCGCGCAGGATGTTCAGGGCGCGGTTGCGCACGATGGTGTAGATCCAGCCCCGGGCCGAGCCGCGCTCCGGAATATAGGTGTGGGCCTTGCGCCAGATCAGGACGAAGGCGTCCTGCACGGCTTCCTCGGCCAGGTCGCGGCGGCGCAGGATGCGCATCGCGATGCCGATCATCCGCCCGGCCTCCTCGGAGAACAGCGCCCGGAGAGCGGCCTGGTCGCCCGCGGCACAGCGTTTCAGTGCCTCGGCATGATCGAGCATGTGGGATCCCCCGATGCCTGCTGACCGACACGGGGCCGGGCTTCGCGCGCGCGATAGATCCAATCGATTAACGCGGCGGGCGCTGTCTGGCAAGGCCGGCGCGGGCCGGCGAGAGGTGAGGACGGGGTGCATGACATGAGGACACGCGGGCCCCCGGGTTTGGATGCGTCTTCGCGGCGACAGGTGCGCGGTCTTTTCTCAGCCGGGCGCATCCGCGGCGTTTTTGGCTGTGTACACAAACTGCGAGTTGTTGTTTCGTTGCAGGCGCGTAACCCCAGGTTGCAGGATGCTGCGGGGCGACGACGCGTATGCGGGGCCGGAGTGTCCCGCGTCGTGTGTCGTGTGGCGTATCATGCGTGAATGGTGTGTTTTCGCTTCTGTCCCGCCCCGTGTGCCGGGGCGGTCGGCCGGGCTCCGGAAGGGGTCCGGCCGGTTTCTACCTGCGGCCCGGCTCCGCCGCCGGGCGCGCGCTCAGAGGCCCCAGGCCGCCCGGGCGGCGGAGATGAAGGCGGCGATGCGCGCGGGGTCCTTCACGCCGGGGGCGCTTTCCACCCCGGAGGAGACATCGACCATCCGCGCCCCGGTGAGGCGGATCGCGGTGCCCACCGTCTCGGGGGTGAGGCCGCCGGCCAGCATCCAGGGCACCGGCCAGCGCCGGCCGGCGATCAGCCGCCAGTCGAAGGCGAGGCCGTTGCCGCCGGGCAGCGCGCCGCCCGCGGGGGGCTTCGCGTCCACCAGCAGGAGGTCGGCCGCGCGGCCATGCTCCGCCAGCGCCGGCAGGTCCTCCGGGCCGGCGATGCCGACGGCCTTCATCACCGGCAGCCCGTGGGCGCGGCGCACCTCCTCCACCCGCTCCGGGCTTTCGGAGCCGTGAAGCTGGAACATGTCGATGCCCAGGGACGCGATGTCGGCAAGGGTGGCGTCATCCGCGTTCACGGTGAGCGCCACGCGCATCACCCCCGGCGGCACTGAGGCGATCAGCGGTGCCGCCTCGGCGAGGCCGAGATGGCGCGGCGATTTCGCGAAGAAGACGAAGCCCAGATGGGAGGCGCCGGCCGATATCGCGGCCTCCACCGCTGCGGTGCTGCGCAGGCCGCAGATCTTCACATGCATCGGATCATTCCAGTATGGCGAGAACCTCGTCCTTCGGCGCGGCGTGGCGGCGGCGCAGCTCGGCATTCTCGCGCTCGAGCTTCGCGATCAGCCGCTTGCGCTCGGAGGCCTCGCGGCGCTGGCGCATCTCGCGGCCCCATTCGAGCACGTAGCCGAGGAAGACGCCCAGCAGCAGTGTCACCAGGATGACGACGAACAGCGGCAGCTCGTGGCTGAGCTGATAGACGCCGGAGAGTTGCTCGGGCATCAGGCGCAGCGTCACCAGCTCGCGGTTCGCGACGGCCAGCAGGACCACGACGATCAGGATGATCGCCAGCAGGGCATAGCGGACATACCGCATGGGGAATTCCTCATTCTTCCGCCGGGGCGCCGCGGGCGCTCAGGCGTCGTTCAGTCTTTCGCGCAGCAGCTTGCCGGTCTTGAAGAAGGGCACACGCTTTTCCTCCACCTCGACCGATTCGCCCGTGCGCGGGTTACGCCCCACTCTGGCATCCCGATGCTTGACGGAAAACGCGCCGAAGCCGCGCAGTTCCACCCGCTCGCCCCGAACGAGGGCGCTGGTGATTTCCTCGAAGATGGTCCCGACGATGCGCTCTACGTCCGACTGGTAGAGATGCGGATTTTCTTCCGCGATGATCTGGATCAGTTCGGATTTGATCATGCGACGACTTTCCTCCGGGGCGGTTCGACGCCTTCAGTCTTTTTTCTGAAGGCCGACGATGGCACGGCGCGCTCATTCCGTCAATTGCCACAAACCCCAGAAAGCGGGGCAATTCAAGGCTTTGCGGTGCAGCGAACGTCGTATTGCACCTTAACCGCGCAGCGGCAAGGACCCGGCTGTAACGAATCGGCGCTCGGCGCGTCATGTCCGGACAAGAAAAAGGCGGCGCCATGCGCCGCCTTCCGAGGGATTCCGGGCCTCCGGCGCGGGGCCGGAAGGCGGATGCTGCCGGCCCCGGAGGGCCGGCGGGCGATCACTCGTCGCCGGTGCGCTGCTTGAGCGCGGCGCCGAGGATGTCGCCGAGCGAGGCACCCGAGTCCGAGGAGCCGTACTGTTCCACGGCCTCTTTCTCTTCGGCGATCTCGCGGGCCTTGATCGACAGGCCAAGACGGCGCGACGCCTTGTCGATGTTGGTGACGCGGGCATCGATCTTGTCGCCGACGGCGAAGCGCTCGGGGCGCTGATCGGCGCGGTCGCGGGCCAGGTCCGAGCGGCGGATGAAGGCCTTCATGCCGTCATGCTCGACCTCGATGCCGCCGTCCTCGATCTTGGTGACCTCGACGGTGACGATGGCGCCACGCTTCACACCGGCAGTCGCGTCAGCGAACGGGTCGCCGCCGAGCTGCTTGATGCCGAGCGAGATGCGCTCCTTGTCCACGTCCACGTCAAGCACCACCGCCTGGACGACGTCGCCCTTGTGGTAGTCCTTCATGGCTTCCTCGCCGGACCGGTTCCAGTCGAGATCCGACAGGTGGACCATGCCGTCGATGTCGCCGTCCAGACCGATGAACAGACCGAATTCGGTGATGTTCTTGATCTCGCCTTCGACTTCGGTGCCATTCGGGTAGGCGGCCGCGAAGTTGTCCCAGGGGTTGCCCTGGCACTGCTTCAGGCCGAGGCTGACGCGGCGCTTGGCGCTGTCCACGTCGAGCACCATGACCTCGACCTCCTGGGAGGTGGAGACGATCTTGCCCGGGTGCACGTTCTTCTTGGTCCAGGACATCTCGGAGACGTGGACGAGGCCCTCGACGCCGGCTTCCAGCTCCACGAACGCGCCGTAATCGGTGATGTTGGTCACGCGGCCGGTCCACTTGGAGCCGATCGGGAACTTCACCGCGACATTGTCCCACGGATCGGCCTGAAGCTGCTTCATGCCGAGCGAGATACGCTGGGTTTCCTTGTTGATCTTCACGACCTGGACCTTCACGGTCTCGCCGATCGAGAGGATCTCCGAAGGATGGTTCACGCGGCGCCATGCCATGTCGGTGACATGGAGCAGGCCGTCGACACCGCCGAGGTCCACGAACGCACCGTAATCGGTGATGTTCTTGACCACGCCTTCGACGACGTCGCCCTCGGTCAGGCGACCGACGATCTCGGCGCGCTGCTCGGCACGGCTCTCTTCGAGAACGGCGCGGCGCGACACGACGATGTTGCCGCGGCGGCGGTCCATCTTGAGGATCTGGAACGGCTGGGGCATGCCCATGAGCGGGCCGGGGTCACGCACGGGGCGCACATCGACCTGGGAGCCGGGCAGGAAGGCCACGGCGCCGCCGAGATCGACGGTGAAGCCGCCCTTGACGCGGCCGAAGATGGCGCCCTCGACGCGCTCTTCGCCTTCGTAGGCTTTCTCCAGGCGGTCCCAGGCTTCCTCGCGGCGGGCCTTGTCACGGCTGATGACGGCCTCGCCACGGGCGTTCTCGACCCGGTCGAGATACACTTCGACCTCATCGCCGGGGGCGATTTCGGACTCGTGGCCGGGCTTGGTGAATTCCTTGAGATCGACACGGCCTTCCATCTTGTAGCCGATGTCGATGATGGCCTGTCCGGCTTCGATAGCCAGGACGCGGCCTTTGACGACGGACCCTTCCTGAGGGGTCGCCAGTTCGAAGCTCTCGTTAAGGAGGGCCTCGAAGTCTTCCATGGAGGCGTTAGCGCTCATCCAGTAAATCTCCGATCATGTGGTTTTCGGGCCAGCCGGTTGGGTCCGACGGTCTTTCGCGAATGTCGTTGCCGGCGATGCCGGAAACACGATTAGCGGCAGCAGGCGCCTTCAGCGACCGGACGATCTGTCCTCCGGCCCGCTCTGCCCACTTCCGTTAGAGTCGTTTTTGTATCTCCGCCACTGCCTGTGTGACGGCCGCGTCTATAGACAATTCCGAGGTGTCTAGCAAGACCGCATCCCCGGCGCGCACCATGGGCGCGATGTCACGGGCCGAGTCGCGCAGGTCGCGCTGGCGCAGGTCGGCGGCGACGGCCTCCAGTGTGGTCTGCGCGCCGGCTGCCGTCAATTCCTCGAAGCGGCGCTGCGCGCGGACCGCGTCGGAGGCGGTGACGTAGAGTTTCACCTCCGCATCCGGGCAGATCACCGTGCCGATGTCGCGCCCGTCCAGCACCGCGCCGCCGGCGCGCCGGGCGAAGCGGCGCTGGAAGTCGAGCAGGGCGGCGCGCACCGGCGGCAGCGCGGCCACGCGTGAGGCGGTCTGCCCGGCACGGGCGCTGCGCAGGTCCGGCCGCTGCAGATGCGCCTCGGTCAGCTCGCGCGCCACCTTCTCGGCCATGTCCGGTGCGATGATGCCGCGGCCGATCTCCAGCGCGCGGATGCCGACGGCGCGGTAGAGCAGCCCGGTGTCGAGATGGGCGAAGCCGAAATGCGCCGCCACGGCACGCGAGATGGTGCCCTTGCCCGCCGCGGCCGGCCCGTCTATCGCCACCGTGAAGCTCATGCGTTGCTCCGCGCCACTGCGCCGCCCAGCCCGGCGATCAGGGCCTCGAAGGCCGGGAAGGAGGTGGCGATGGGGCTGGCGTCATCCACCCGCACCGGCGCCTGCGCGCCCAGCCCGAGGCAGAGGAAGGACATGGCGATGCGGTGGTCGAGGTGGCTTGCCACCGTCGCGCCGCCGGCCACGCCGCCCGGCCCGCGGCCGTGGACGGTGAGCATGTCCTCCTCCTCCTCCACCATGACACCGCAGGCTTCCAGCCCGCGCGCCATCGCGTCGATCCGGTCGCTTTCCTTCACGCGGAGTTCCTTCACCCCGCGCATCACCGTGGTGCCCTCGGCAAAGGCCGCGACGGCGGCGAGGATGGGGAACTCGTCGATCATCGAAGCCGCCCGCTCCGGGGGCACCTCCACGCCGGTGAGCGCGCCGTGGCACACCCGCAGGTCCGCCACCGGCTCGCCGCCCTCTTCGCGGCGGTTCTCGAAGGTGATGTCGGCGCCCATCTCCAGCAACGTGGTGAACAGGCCGGCGCGGGTGGGGTTCAGCCCGATGCCGGGCACCAGCACCTCGGACCCCTCTACGATCAGCGCCGCGCACACCGGGAAGGCGGCGGAGGAGGGGTCGCGCGGCACCGCCAGGGTCTGCGCGGCAAGCTCGGGCTGGCCGGTGAGGGTGATCACCCGGCCGCTGCCCTGCGGCTCCACCGAGATCTGTGCACCGAAGCCGCGCAGCATCCGCTCGGTATGGTCGCGGGTGGCTTCCTTCTCGATGACGACCGTGTCACCCGGCGCGTTCAGCGCGGCGAGCAGCACCGCGGATTTCACCTGCGCGGAGGGCACCGGCACCTCGTAGTGCACCGGAACCGGCTCCGCCGCGCCGGTGAGGGTGAGGGGCAGGCGCCCGCCGCGCCGGCCCCGCGCCTCGGCGCCGAACAGCGCCAGCGGGTCGGTCACCCGGCCCATGGGGCGCTTGCGCAGGCTGGCGTCGCCCGTGAAGGTGGCGGAGATCGGCGTGGTGGCCATCGCGCCCATGATCAGGCGCACGCCGGTGCCGGAATTGCCGCAGTCGATCACGTTCTCCGGTTCGGCGAAGCCGCCGGTGCCGACACCGTGAATGCTCCAGGCGCCGGGCCCGTGCCGGACGATCTCGGCGCCGAAGGCCCGCATGGCCCGGGCGGTGTCGAGCACGTCCTCGCCCTCCAGCAGCCCGGTCACCTGCGTCTCCCCCACGGCGAGCGCGCCGAGGATGAGCGAGCGGTGCGAGACGGACTTGTCGCCGGGAACTTCCGCCACGCCCTTCAGGGGCGGAGACTTCCGGGAGGTCATGGGAATTGGGGTGCCGTGGCCGGACATGCGCGTTTCCATCCTGAATAATCGACGGGATCTATAGCCGAGCGTCCCGCCCCGGTCCACCGCCCCGTCGCACCCTGTGCCGCGCAGGTTTCATGGGGGCTCCGGGGCGGCCGCTGGTGCCGGGTCCCGTCACGCCCGGGCCCCCGGGCCGGCGCATGCGGGCTGGCGGAGAGATCTCCCGGGCCCGGGCCGGGCTGCTGCCCGGATGCCCCCGCGGTGCCACGCCCGCTCGGTGCGCGCTCCACTGGGTCAGGGCCCGAGTGCAGGCGATCACCCGCCGGGGGCCCGCAGCGCGGGCAGGCCGGGAGGCGCGGGTTTCCGGGCGGGCGCGGCGCTGTCCACCTGTCGGCCGCTGTTCAGTGCGTGGGCCTTGCGCCGGCCGCCCGGGCAAGGGCGGGGCGACAGCGCGCGCCGGCCCCTGCCGGCGCTCGGGAGGTGTCGGCCGCAGGGCCGTCCGCCGGATCCGCCGTCAGAGGCGGCGGAAGGTGAGGTAATGGGGCACCCGGTTCTCGCGGATCGCCTTCGCCTCGTAGCGCGTGCGGTGCCAGTCCGGCCAGGGCGCGCGCCAGTCGGACGGGCGCTCGGCCAGCCATTCGAAATCGTCGCGCCCGCACAGGTGCTCCAGCGTGTGGCGCACGTAGTCCGGGATGTCTGTGGCCACGCGGAAGATCGCGCCGGGCTTCAGCACCCGGGCCAGCGGGTCGATGAATTCCGGGTTCACGAAGCGCCGCCGGTGGTGGCGCTTCTTCGGCCAGGGGTCCGGGTAGAGCAGGAAGGCGCGGTCCATCGAGGCCGCGGGCAGCACGTCGAGCAGGTCGCGCACGTCCCCGGCGTGGACCCGGATGTTGTCGATCTTCTCCCGTGCCATCTGGGCGAGGAACATCGCCACACCGTTCACGTAGGGCTCGCAGCCGATGATGCCCACGTCGCGGTGCGCCGCCGCCTGGGCCAGCATGTGCTCGCCGCCGCCGAAGCCGATTTCCAGCCACAGCGGACGCCCGTCGCCGAACAGCGCGGCGGGGTCGATCTGCTGCCGGTCGGGGTTCTCCTCCCAGGTGACACCGCTCGGCGCGATCTCGCGCAGCGTGGTCTCCATGTGGCGGCGCTGGCCGGAGCGCAGGGTCTTGCCGTGGCGCCGACCGTAGAAATTGCGCCAGGGGGCGCCGTCTTCGCGGGTGGGTTCGGTCACGGGGCGGGTCTCCCTGGCTGCTGCACGGTGTTGCCCGCGCGACCTAGCCGTCCCGGCGCGGCCTGTCCACCCCCGTGGCGCATCGGCGTGGCCGGCCGCCGGCCGAGCCCGACGCCGCTCCGGGCCCGGACCGGCGCCGACTGGCGGCCAGCGCGGTACCGGGACGGCCGCGCGCCCTCGAAGCGCAGGCTCGCTGAGCGCTTCCCCCGACGGGCCGGGAGGGGCGGGCCAGGCGGGTGGGGGCCGGGGGTGGCCGAACGCCGGGCCGGACAGGACAAAGGCGCCCGGGGTGCGGGCGCCTTTGCGGGATCGGGGGTCGGGCC of Paroceanicella profunda contains these proteins:
- the ihfB gene encoding integration host factor subunit beta — protein: MIKSELIQIIAEENPHLYQSDVERIVGTIFEEITSALVRGERVELRGFGAFSVKHRDARVGRNPRTGESVEVEEKRVPFFKTGKLLRERLNDA
- a CDS encoding LapA family protein — its product is MRYVRYALLAIILIVVVLLAVANRELVTLRLMPEQLSGVYQLSHELPLFVVILVTLLLGVFLGYVLEWGREMRQRREASERKRLIAKLERENAELRRRHAAPKDEVLAILE
- a CDS encoding sigma-70 family RNA polymerase sigma factor, whose product is MLDHAEALKRCAAGDQAALRALFSEEAGRMIGIAMRILRRRDLAEEAVQDAFVLIWRKAHTYIPERGSARGWIYTIVRNRALNILRDARRETPTLPEDIDTLREADPVAATWEGLDEASRLRGCLSALDEVKRRCILMAYVMGYSHGEIAGRLDAPLGTVKAWVRRGLIALRECLG
- a CDS encoding phosphoribosylanthranilate isomerase — its product is MHVKICGLRSTAAVEAAISAGASHLGFVFFAKSPRHLGLAEAAPLIASVPPGVMRVALTVNADDATLADIASLGIDMFQLHGSESPERVEEVRRAHGLPVMKAVGIAGPEDLPALAEHGRAADLLLVDAKPPAGGALPGGNGLAFDWRLIAGRRWPVPWMLAGGLTPETVGTAIRLTGARMVDVSSGVESAPGVKDPARIAAFISAARAAWGL
- the rpsA gene encoding 30S ribosomal protein S1 encodes the protein MSANASMEDFEALLNESFELATPQEGSVVKGRVLAIEAGQAIIDIGYKMEGRVDLKEFTKPGHESEIAPGDEVEVYLDRVENARGEAVISRDKARREEAWDRLEKAYEGEERVEGAIFGRVKGGFTVDLGGAVAFLPGSQVDVRPVRDPGPLMGMPQPFQILKMDRRRGNIVVSRRAVLEESRAEQRAEIVGRLTEGDVVEGVVKNITDYGAFVDLGGVDGLLHVTDMAWRRVNHPSEILSIGETVKVQVVKINKETQRISLGMKQLQADPWDNVAVKFPIGSKWTGRVTNITDYGAFVELEAGVEGLVHVSEMSWTKKNVHPGKIVSTSQEVEVMVLDVDSAKRRVSLGLKQCQGNPWDNFAAAYPNGTEVEGEIKNITEFGLFIGLDGDIDGMVHLSDLDWNRSGEEAMKDYHKGDVVQAVVLDVDVDKERISLGIKQLGGDPFADATAGVKRGAIVTVEVTKIEDGGIEVEHDGMKAFIRRSDLARDRADQRPERFAVGDKIDARVTNIDKASRRLGLSIKAREIAEEKEAVEQYGSSDSGASLGDILGAALKQRTGDE
- the aroA gene encoding 3-phosphoshikimate 1-carboxyvinyltransferase, whose product is MSGHGTPIPMTSRKSPPLKGVAEVPGDKSVSHRSLILGALAVGETQVTGLLEGEDVLDTARAMRAFGAEIVRHGPGAWSIHGVGTGGFAEPENVIDCGNSGTGVRLIMGAMATTPISATFTGDASLRKRPMGRVTDPLALFGAEARGRRGGRLPLTLTGAAEPVPVHYEVPVPSAQVKSAVLLAALNAPGDTVVIEKEATRDHTERMLRGFGAQISVEPQGSGRVITLTGQPELAAQTLAVPRDPSSAAFPVCAALIVEGSEVLVPGIGLNPTRAGLFTTLLEMGADITFENRREEGGEPVADLRVCHGALTGVEVPPERAASMIDEFPILAAVAAFAEGTTVMRGVKELRVKESDRIDAMARGLEACGVMVEEEEDMLTVHGRGPGGVAGGATVASHLDHRIAMSFLCLGLGAQAPVRVDDASPIATSFPAFEALIAGLGGAVARSNA
- the cmk gene encoding (d)CMP kinase, which gives rise to MSFTVAIDGPAAAGKGTISRAVAAHFGFAHLDTGLLYRAVGIRALEIGRGIIAPDMAEKVARELTEAHLQRPDLRSARAGQTASRVAALPPVRAALLDFQRRFARRAGGAVLDGRDIGTVICPDAEVKLYVTASDAVRAQRRFEELTAAGAQTTLEAVAADLRQRDLRDSARDIAPMVRAGDAVLLDTSELSIDAAVTQAVAEIQKRL
- the trmB gene encoding tRNA (guanosine(46)-N7)-methyltransferase TrmB, encoding MTEPTREDGAPWRNFYGRRHGKTLRSGQRRHMETTLREIAPSGVTWEENPDRQQIDPAALFGDGRPLWLEIGFGGGEHMLAQAAAHRDVGIIGCEPYVNGVAMFLAQMAREKIDNIRVHAGDVRDLLDVLPAASMDRAFLLYPDPWPKKRHHRRRFVNPEFIDPLARVLKPGAIFRVATDIPDYVRHTLEHLCGRDDFEWLAERPSDWRAPWPDWHRTRYEAKAIRENRVPHYLTFRRL